The sequence ttcttcatcttccttgtgaacatggccatctcctcatcatctgatgagtcagcttctgttgagtcagctttcatgacaagtgatttttgtttcttgtcttctgacttctctttagcttcaaagtttttcatggagatctcatgggtcagcagagatccgatcagctcatcatatttgtatgtggtcaagtctcgagcttcttccacagctgtctttttagcttgccagctcttgggtagacttctcaagattttcttcacctgctcttcttatGTGAAGATCTTGCCGAGtcgtttaagctcatttatgatatttgtgaaccttgagttcatctccgagatgtctttattctcattcatctcgaatAGCTCATATAATCACATATGTTGGTTCACATTTGACTCCTTaaccttgctggtgccttcataggtcacttctagcttcttccatatttcttgtgctgactcacaacctgaaattttattgtattctgcagcatctaacgcacagtgaagcatattgatagccgaagcattattttgcagttttctaaggtcatcctctgaccactcagtttcactcttaacaactttttcGTTGTCTACAgttttgtaaggcacatatgggccttgaactattgcaagccacgcactcatgtttgtagcttgaataaagtttttcatcctgtttttccaaaatgtatagtttgatccgaAAAACAAAGGAGGAcaactaattgataatccctcagggagtatctgtgttgtttgatgtccaggaaggaaatgagtgctgttctcagccatttatagggatcagctcaagatagttatatcttttgagtagtgagctacaaagctctgataccacttgttggtcccgtgtgattagttccaggggggttaggaactaatataactttttcatttAATTACGTTGACTTAATCTATTCTTTGGattacttaactcagttttggtcagcacggccgagagacgtaagacaactttagtcagagactgactagaaccgttttacctGTGAGTTGGGagttaacacttaaggtcagcttccaactcagcactctaattactCAGTGTCATCTTATACAGTTTATATTCTGAGTAACTTAAGCAAACAGCACATACaaatatattgagagaaagggttagaaattactcagcagatttatcctggttcggcctcaacgcctacgtccagtccccagagtccttctactcaactcctactcagcgctataaccgaacacttagatttttctctaccactgagtactaaaaccgagtactcagcaccactctctcaatttttacaattgatacaaacttgttctttctagatgaagaacactttagatgaatacaaattcaatctagcttttacacagaaatagaaatttggtgtaagatcttctttcttgtttgaatgtgctttgtatgtatgctctttttttcttttctaatttcggcaaaggatccaagagatggtcttgtccttttatagttgattctgaagctttaatcatttgaatctggaagtatccgttggattcaaacggctctctTGTGTCACACgcttggtcagcattcagaattcgcaggccaatcctgtcgtctgaaattagcaggcgtcaggcttgtcttcttcctacaaggataaatctacccatcctgttatctcaagtcgggtccccaatcctaatgaacctcctttcattggatccatgtaactgtccagatatctgcatatctgaagcttgtgatatcagctctctgtctcaacagaaaacattgttacatgcaagtctcaacagtgttatgtcaatccctattcaaaatatatcacttgacttggggtggttttaagtttattagtttattataatgtttcgtctcacttcatgcttgtatgaacactttataatcactttaaataaacttagggatttccttttattagacttatttagttctttaaaagaggttgcctttatacggttatgaaaccatatcttattaaaacaaatgacataaagaataattcatttacaactggtttatatcctagaacaattgtctataagacactaaaccccaacaatctTCACCTCTTTCTCTCAAGTTTCAACATCATATAGTGATAGAAAGATTGGTTTCACCAGATTAATTTCACAGACTCGTTGAAGATTTATCATACTTAGGCTTTACAAGGCCTAACATATGCTTTACTATACATCTTAGTCAATATATGTCTGTCCTATGTCAGCATCATTTAGATGCAGCTTTACACATTCTAAGATACTTTACGAGGACAGCAAGtagatgtattttttttataaggtaGTAGCAATTAGAATTTAGGGCTTTCTATGATGCAGATTGGGCAGTTTGTAAATAATCCATAAGATCAATCATTggatgttgtgtgtttattagCAAGTCTATGGCTTATTTGAAGAGCAAAAGATAGTCTACAATTAGTAAATCTTCAGCAAAAGCTAAACACGTCATaagcttattattattattataattattattattataagttttacctattttattttattttttagtttagttATTTTGATTTTTCAAATATATAAGATGTAATCAAACCAACCTTAAGTGGttaaattaaaccttaaattaCTTAAGTTAGAGATCTTAAGTTCAAAATTTTATTGATACAACAtactttaattttgaaaaaaaaaccacTTATAAAATATTTGACAATTGATTAATCAGATTCATTTGAAAAATATCAACATTCATATTTTCCGCATAGTATTTGATTAGTTGATGATAGTATAATATGAAGACTTGCATCCATATGgaaattcaaaatcaattatGATAATAGGATTTTATGTAgtcaatattaaaattttacaaaggaaaggaaaaatgtaaaataaattaattatatggcAATCTGAAATTAAGTCTCCTTAACCACAAAGAATGAAGCACCATATGAATCATATCATAAGGCTGTGAAGGTCTATTCAACAAAAAATGTCTTTGAACTTGCATAACTTTGCTTTGCAATACTAGGTACTGTCTCTGCGAAATCTGTCGCAAAATCGTTTTAATTTCCGATATATTTTGTGACGGAATATGAACAGAAAACTTACTCCAATCAAGAACATCACTGAACGGTAATGAATAGTTATCAGAGATTAAAACAGGAACACATCCGAGTTGAATAGCTGTAACAACTCTAGGACTTGCTACTTCATATCCACTTGGACAAAGGCAAAACTTGCTCATCGCCATTTTTGTGAAGTAATCTGCTTTATTGGGAAGGTATTCATGAACTTCGATCTCGTCGTCTTTATCCTTCCATTTTTGTAACAAACTCCTCCTGATGTAACCATGGGATCCGCCAGCGAAAAAGGCGAGTTTGGTTCGATTAGTCAAAGATTTAGCTAgttgttgatgatgatgatcaatAGTTCGAAGGTTGTTTTGAATGATTTTGATTTCTGGTACAGAAACATCTCTTTCAGGTTTGAAACTTTCAGATTTATTGGCATTGCAAAGTGCTCTAATCATGTTCTTGTATAGCTCTGGATTTGCACTTGAGATATCTGGTCCCTGGACATTTTCAAACAAGAAATTACTAATAAGGTTATGGATAAGGTATGAAAATAGTATagaataatataatttaaagtttcaACATTTATTATTTGACATCTCAAATGATTATACGGTTAATCCCCCTATACCCAGCAGCATATCATGCTTCCACTCTAATCCATGTAGCATGATAcaacacaacaacaacaacaacaaagccttagtcccgaaatgattcggggtcggctaacatgaaccatcatataaaaccgtgaaaatcaagtcgtgtcagcgacacagattcgctccctccactccgtcctatccactaccatattttcctcaattcccaataaactcatatcactctcgatcaccctcctccaagtttgcttaggtcttcccctacccctcaccactacatccctttgccactcttcggttctcctaaccggcgcatcaagcgctctacgtctcacatggccaaaccaccttagtcggttttctctcattttattctcaatagatgtgacccctacttttgtcctaattatttcattacgcacccggtcctttctcgtgtgaccacacatccatctcaacatacgcatctccgccaccgacatcttatggatgtggcagtgtttcactgcccaacactccgtaccatataacaatgctggtctaattgccgtccggtagaattttcccttcaatctattaggcatgccgggatcacaaaggaaacccgtagcactcttccacttcgaccaaccagctttaatcctatgagcaacatctccatctacttctccatccgtttggataatagatcctaaataccggaagcaatccgaggcctgaacaactctcccatctagggtgattgtccctgcctccctactcctacggccgctaaacttacactccaaatattctgtcttacttcgactcaacttaaagcctctagattctagagtttgcctccatagttccaacttcatctccactccttctttcgtctcatcaaccaacacaatatcatctgcaaacagcatgcaccatggtataccatcttgaagtgaacttgttagttcatccataacgatggcaaaaagaaatgggcttagtgcggaaccttgatgcactccaatcgtaataggaaactcttcagtcttcccaacactagtacgtacactcgtgcatactccctcatacatgtcctttatgatgtcaatatatttccgcgaaatgcctttccttgtcaaggcccaccaaagtacttcccttggtaccttatcatatgctttctccaagtcaatgaaaaccatatgcaagtctttcttcttatttcgatagtgctccattaattgtctcattagatggatggcttccatagttgatcttcccggcataaagccaaactggttttccgagatcttcaccgtcctccttagcctttgttcaatcactcgctcccaaagtttcatagtgtgactcattaatttgattccccgatagttggcacaatcttggacatcgcctttgttcttatacaaagggattaaggtacttttcctccattctgatggcatcttattgtttctccaaattttgttgaagaacgtcgtcaacaattcgattcctctttctcccaaacatctccaaatctcaatagggatgccatcaggtcctactgctttcttcaacttcatcttacttaatgtcattttgacttcacccttttgaattctccgcaggcattcatgatttatcatatcgtgatggatacttatatctccaacatcttgttggc comes from Euphorbia lathyris chromosome 8, ddEupLath1.1, whole genome shotgun sequence and encodes:
- the LOC136203494 gene encoding probable glycosyltransferase At5g20260, translated to MERIEDGLSRARAAIKSSYNRSYIPTDSIYRNPYAFHQSHVEMEKRLKVWVYREGEVPLVHGGPLNDIYGIEGQFIDEMERGESHFIAAHPDGAHLFFLPISVVNIRDFLYRPLVTYSRDQLQRLVSDYIRVVADKYPYWNRSNGADHFLLSCHDWGPDISSANPELYKNMIRALCNANKSESFKPERDVSVPEIKIIQNNLRTIDHHHQQLAKSLTNRTKLAFFAGGSHGYIRRSLLQKWKDKDDEIEVHEYLPNKADYFTKMAMSKFCLCPSGYEVASPRVVTAIQLGCVPVLISDNYSLPFSDVLDWSKFSVHIPSQNISEIKTILRQISQRQYLVLQSKVMQVQRHFLLNRPSQPYDMIHMVLHSLWLRRLNFRLPYN